The Clostridia bacterium genomic sequence TCAAATCCAAAATGCTCTGATCAGTGAAGAGTTTCAGCACAGAGTAGACGCTTTAATAGGTGAAGCAAACAGAAGGAAAATAACACTGAATGAACTGCTAAACCTGATAAATGTACGATTCGCTTATGTGCAGGCAAACAAGAGGGTAAAAGCTTTGTTTTTAATGGGGGTTAACAGAGAACTTATTGAATGTAATGTAAGGAAGCTTAAAGAAAATATAAGCAGGGTTGATTTCGAAGGCTTTTATATAGGAAAGGATACTATGCGCGAGCAAGTGGCGGAAGCTTTTGAAAGAGTTGACTTCGTAGTAGTTCCCAGTATAGTATATGAATACTTTAAGCTCTTGATACCGGAGAATAAACCAATAATAAAAACGGGGCCTGAATTGAGCATGCTTAAGCAGCTTGAGAGAGGGACTGAAAAGAAATCGAAAACAGCAGTTATCGGGGCTAGTCGTAATGGGGCTCAGATAATGGCAGGGATGTTTATAACAGAAAGATTTTTCAGGCCAAAGATAGTACTGGCTGCCAGAGAGATTGAGAAGTACAAGAAAGACTTGAAGGACATGGACAGTTTTGTAATATGTACCAGTGCAAAAGATGCGGTTGATAAGGTAAAATTCAGGGACAAAGCTGTGTATTTCTTTTCGGATTATGTTTGCAGAGACAGTATAAATGATATAAAAATATATCTGGAAAAAATAAATTGCACAGGTTAACTCACTTGTATTTTTATTTTTAGCTGTGCTATAATTTCTGCATGTATGTTAATAAGGCTCATAGAGGCAAACATATAAAAATAATATGATTACCAATATAACAATGGCGTTATATAGAAAAATGAAATATTTATGGGGGGTTTGAAATGGATCAAACTGAAATCAGGAATCGCGAAGCAGAGTTGTTGTACGTGATACCCGTAGGAATGCATGAGAAGGATGAGATAAATTCTCTATTAAGAGATCATCCGGAAGTAAAATTTGTTTCACTTGTAGGTATTGATTTAAGAGGAAATGATACTGATGAAAGAATTCCAATCAATAGCTTTTTGGAAGATATTGAAGAATTTTTAAGTGGTGGTGTACAGACTGACGGCTCAAGTGTAGTTTTGCCCGGAATTGCCACCCTGAACGATGGAAAAGTTGAAATTGTGGCAGACTGCTCTGTAAATTGGTTTATTGATTATAACTTTGAACACATCGATTATGAAACTGGGCGTCCGATAGGAACTTTAAGAATACCTTCATTTCTTGTACATAATGGCAGGAAAGTTGATTCCAGATCTATATTGCAAAAATCTACAGATTACTTCAAAAAGGAAATCATTAATTTGATCAGGGAGAATCCAAAGGTAGCAGAGGAGATAGGTGCTACTGCAGATGATATAAGTGAAGTTCGCCTTACTGCGGCAACAGAGCTTGAGTTTTGGGTGAAAACTCCCGATGATATTGCTGAGTATGAGGAGCTGTCTGTCTCACAAGTGCTTCAGGAACAGTACTGGAAAAGGACAAAAGGGATTGTCAGGACTGCTCTAGAAAAATCCCTGATGCTTCTGGAAAGATACGGTATAAAGCCTGAGATGGGACACAAGGAAGTTGGTGGTGTTAAGGCCCGTATCAGTGGAGACGGAAATTTAAGCCACATAATGGAGCAGCTGGAGATTGACTGGAAATTCTCTCTCGCTCTGCAAGCTGCGGATAATGAATTGCTGGCGAGGATACTGATAAAGGAGACCTTTAGAAAACATGGACTCGAAGTAACGTTTATGGCGAAGCCTATAGAAGGAGTTGCCGGAAGTGGGGAACATACCCATGTAAATGCTACAGCCAAGCTTAAAAACGGAAAAATGATCAATCTTTTTGCAGCTAAGGAAGCGAAGAAGGATTTTCTTAACCCTATCGGTTGGGGAGCTTTGATGGGGCTGTTAAAGAACTATGAGGCCGTAAATCCGTTCATTACTTCCAGCAACGATGCATTTAACCGCTTGAAACCCGGTTTTGAAGCTCCTATTTGTATAGTAGCATCAATTGGAAATAATGTTGAGGAGCCGTCCAGAAACAGAACTGTACTGGCTGGACTTATCAGGGATATGTCAAACCCCTTATCAGTCAGGTTTGAAGTAAGGTCGCCAAACCCTCATACCAATACGTATCTGGCAATAGCCGCTATTTACCAGGCTATGCTGGATGGGATAAAATACGCGGTTAAATCCGGTAAAACAGCTTCTGAGCTTGAAAAGGAGTTTTCTAAGGAAGCAGGAACGGCAAGTGAATATCTTGAAAAGGATAGGGCATATAGAAGCGAAGAAGATGTATTTGAGCATTACACGGAAGAGGAAAGAAACTCCTTTTTTGGTATACCGCCTGCAACTGTATGGGAAAATCTCAGGAGCCTGTCTGTTTACCCCGATAAAGCCTCTGTGCTGATGCAAGGAAATGTGTTTGAACAGGATATAATAAATTCATATATAAAAGCAACCTGCATTCAGTGGACCATGGAACTGAGTGAGCGCATAATTTTAGAAGGAGCCGACCTGGTAAGGAGCTGTATAAAGCG encodes the following:
- a CDS encoding glutamine synthetase, which translates into the protein MDQTEIRNREAELLYVIPVGMHEKDEINSLLRDHPEVKFVSLVGIDLRGNDTDERIPINSFLEDIEEFLSGGVQTDGSSVVLPGIATLNDGKVEIVADCSVNWFIDYNFEHIDYETGRPIGTLRIPSFLVHNGRKVDSRSILQKSTDYFKKEIINLIRENPKVAEEIGATADDISEVRLTAATELEFWVKTPDDIAEYEELSVSQVLQEQYWKRTKGIVRTALEKSLMLLERYGIKPEMGHKEVGGVKARISGDGNLSHIMEQLEIDWKFSLALQAADNELLARILIKETFRKHGLEVTFMAKPIEGVAGSGEHTHVNATAKLKNGKMINLFAAKEAKKDFLNPIGWGALMGLLKNYEAVNPFITSSNDAFNRLKPGFEAPICIVASIGNNVEEPSRNRTVLAGLIRDMSNPLSVRFEVRSPNPHTNTYLAIAAIYQAMLDGIKYAVKSGKTASELEKEFSKEAGTASEYLEKDRAYRSEEDVFEHYTEEERNSFFGIPPATVWENLRSLSVYPDKASVLMQGNVFEQDIINSYIKATCIQWTMELSERIILEGADLVRSCIKRHRSGEFTDYDEELWSKINALRHNLMKDSLKTKSLFSRIREAIDSKDYDKVSSLQLEMASKVSELKKLYNVYKRNIIENEW
- a CDS encoding GntR family transcriptional regulator yields the protein MEINIDKNSPIPVGIQIKEQLKMLINSGFYKHGDKLPSIASYAASLGVNKNTVVAVLKDLETEGYIECFRGKGAFISLQIQNALISEEFQHRVDALIGEANRRKITLNELLNLINVRFAYVQANKRVKALFLMGVNRELIECNVRKLKENISRVDFEGFYIGKDTMREQVAEAFERVDFVVVPSIVYEYFKLLIPENKPIIKTGPELSMLKQLERGTEKKSKTAVIGASRNGAQIMAGMFITERFFRPKIVLAAREIEKYKKDLKDMDSFVICTSAKDAVDKVKFRDKAVYFFSDYVCRDSINDIKIYLEKINCTG